The following proteins are encoded in a genomic region of Paenibacillus sp. FSL H3-0469:
- a CDS encoding AraC family transcriptional regulator, which translates to MSGAFEDKPYPWKKEHTEIPEGLFPINVFHICFPDRSIIPPHWHDHLEWILVTKGRFRVQVGPHSRELVQGELAFVSRPQIHAAYPTEDGSELYAVVYNEALLNGIRDLTELQHIRPLLSGEIRLPAFYGADQPVTRQIRGCIEQIIFSYQSKNPGYELCIKGGLFSSLGLAYPLAEFTAPPSKRDRQETGIQPLLIHLSNHFHEPLTVEEAARICCVTPNYFCHLFKKNTGKTLIEYVNMLRVHEASRLLQLRRYPIQEVAFRVGFTGLTYFGRIFKQHTSMTPSEYASHFQTRS; encoded by the coding sequence ATGAGTGGAGCGTTCGAGGACAAGCCTTATCCATGGAAAAAAGAGCACACGGAAATTCCCGAGGGCCTGTTCCCCATCAATGTATTTCATATCTGCTTTCCGGACCGCAGTATTATTCCGCCGCACTGGCATGACCATCTCGAATGGATTCTCGTGACCAAAGGCCGCTTCCGCGTCCAGGTCGGCCCCCACTCCAGAGAGCTGGTGCAGGGGGAGCTGGCCTTCGTCAGCCGTCCGCAGATTCATGCGGCCTATCCGACAGAGGATGGCAGTGAGCTGTATGCGGTTGTCTACAACGAAGCATTGCTGAACGGTATACGGGACCTGACTGAGCTTCAGCATATCCGGCCGCTGCTCTCCGGTGAAATCAGGCTGCCTGCCTTCTATGGGGCGGACCAGCCGGTTACCCGCCAGATCAGAGGATGCATTGAACAGATTATTTTCAGCTACCAGAGCAAGAATCCCGGGTATGAATTATGTATAAAAGGCGGCCTGTTCTCTTCCCTGGGTCTGGCTTATCCCCTGGCCGAGTTCACAGCACCGCCTTCCAAAAGAGACCGGCAGGAGACAGGCATCCAGCCCCTGCTGATTCACCTTAGCAACCATTTCCATGAACCGCTGACCGTGGAGGAGGCCGCACGGATCTGCTGCGTAACCCCCAACTACTTCTGTCATCTGTTCAAAAAGAACACCGGCAAGACCTTAATCGAATATGTGAACATGCTGCGGGTGCATGAGGCCAGCCGCCTGCTCCAGCTCCGCCGGTATCCGATTCAGGAGGTGGCCTTCCGGGTCGGCTTCACGGGCCTGACGTATTTCGGAAGAATATTCAAGCAGCATACATCGATGACGCCCAGCGAATATGCTTCCCATTTCCAGACCCGGTCTTAA
- a CDS encoding glycoside hydrolase family 31 protein translates to MFREENGRLIREYDHERVWIEPWGEHSLRIRASYAEITDEQWALLPAVQTLSNISITKERASIVNGNIRAEMTDKGQIFFYNQHGKLLLNETEDTYQLKYGGRELSAIPGSSDFSVKLRLEADPQEKLYGMGQYQHSFLNLKGCSLELTHRNSQISIPFVLSSAGYGFLWHNPAIGQAHFSLNVTEWTAPSTKQLDYWITAGDSPAEIEEAYAKATGTVPMMPDYGMGFWQCKLRYRTQEELLEVAREHKRRGLPIDVIVIDFFHWTNQGDWRFDPEYWPDPEAMVQELQELGIELMVSVWPTVQTESENYKEMLEKGYLLRSDRGVRTQFQFLGQNAIFDATNPEARKFLWGLIKQNYYDKGIKVFWLDEAEPELTVYDHDIYRYHIGSSKQIGNIYPMKYSQTFYDGMAAEGQENIINLVRTAWAGSQRYGALVWSGDIHSSFKVLSIQVRAGLNMAMAGIPWWTTDIGGFHGGNPADASFRELMVRWFQYGAFSPVFRLHGDRSPFVQPTGTRGGGVCGSGSDNEVWSYGDEAYVIFKEFMQMRERLKPYIRGLMEAAHEKGTPPMRPLFYDFPQDPAAWDIEDQYMFGPDLLVAPVLGEGERARKVYLPSGSEWTHVYTGTAYAGGQAIMVDAPLTQIPLFVRDGAVLPVLGGAEE, encoded by the coding sequence ATGTTTCGTGAAGAGAATGGCAGACTAATCAGAGAATATGATCATGAGAGAGTCTGGATAGAGCCTTGGGGAGAGCATTCGCTGCGTATCCGGGCTTCGTATGCGGAGATTACCGATGAGCAGTGGGCACTTCTGCCTGCTGTGCAGACGCTGAGTAATATATCGATCACTAAAGAACGCGCGAGCATTGTAAACGGGAATATCCGGGCGGAAATGACGGACAAGGGCCAGATCTTCTTTTATAACCAGCATGGCAAGCTGCTCCTTAACGAGACGGAGGATACCTATCAGTTAAAATACGGGGGCAGAGAGCTAAGCGCCATCCCCGGCAGCAGTGACTTCTCCGTGAAGCTCCGGCTGGAAGCGGACCCGCAAGAGAAGCTGTACGGCATGGGCCAGTATCAGCACTCCTTCCTGAATCTGAAGGGCTGCTCGCTGGAGCTGACCCACCGCAACAGCCAGATCAGTATTCCGTTCGTGCTGTCCAGCGCCGGTTACGGGTTCCTGTGGCATAATCCGGCGATCGGACAAGCGCATTTCAGTCTGAATGTGACCGAATGGACAGCTCCGTCGACCAAGCAGCTGGATTATTGGATCACTGCCGGCGACTCGCCTGCCGAGATCGAGGAGGCTTATGCCAAGGCTACGGGAACCGTGCCGATGATGCCGGATTATGGCATGGGGTTCTGGCAATGCAAGCTCCGCTACCGGACGCAGGAAGAATTGCTGGAGGTGGCGAGGGAGCATAAACGGCGGGGTCTGCCGATTGACGTCATCGTCATTGATTTCTTCCACTGGACGAATCAGGGAGACTGGCGGTTCGACCCGGAATATTGGCCTGATCCGGAGGCGATGGTGCAGGAGCTGCAGGAGCTGGGCATTGAGCTGATGGTCTCGGTCTGGCCGACTGTTCAGACGGAGAGTGAGAATTATAAGGAAATGCTGGAAAAAGGGTACCTGCTGCGCTCGGACCGCGGGGTGCGGACACAATTCCAGTTCCTCGGCCAGAATGCGATTTTCGATGCGACGAATCCGGAGGCCCGCAAGTTCCTGTGGGGTCTGATTAAGCAGAATTATTATGATAAAGGAATCAAGGTCTTCTGGCTCGATGAGGCAGAGCCGGAGCTGACGGTCTATGACCATGATATCTACCGTTATCATATCGGCTCCAGCAAGCAGATCGGCAATATCTATCCGATGAAATACAGCCAGACCTTCTATGACGGCATGGCCGCTGAAGGCCAGGAGAATATTATCAATCTGGTCCGTACCGCCTGGGCGGGCAGCCAGCGGTATGGGGCGCTTGTATGGTCTGGAGACATTCACTCCAGCTTCAAGGTGCTCAGCATTCAGGTGCGGGCCGGACTGAATATGGCTATGGCCGGGATTCCATGGTGGACCACCGACATCGGCGGCTTCCATGGCGGTAATCCGGCAGACGCCTCCTTCCGGGAGCTGATGGTCCGCTGGTTCCAGTACGGCGCGTTCTCTCCGGTATTCAGGCTGCACGGGGATCGTTCACCTTTTGTGCAGCCTACCGGAACGCGGGGCGGGGGCGTATGCGGAAGCGGCTCGGATAATGAGGTGTGGAGCTACGGGGATGAGGCGTATGTTATCTTCAAAGAGTTCATGCAGATGCGGGAGCGGCTGAAGCCGTACATCCGCGGACTGATGGAGGCTGCCCATGAGAAGGGCACGCCGCCTATGCGTCCATTGTTCTATGATTTCCCTCAGGACCCGGCAGCCTGGGATATCGAGGATCAGTATATGTTCGGTCCCGATCTGCTGGTCGCCCCGGTGCTGGGCGAGGGTGAACGGGCACGCAAGGTATACCTGCCGTCCGGCTCAGAGTGGACCCATGTCTATACCGGCACTGCCTATGCTGGCGGACAGGCGATTATGGTCGACGCGCCGCTCACGCAGATTCCGCTGTTTGTGCGGGACGGTGCCGTGCTGCCGGTGCTTGGCGGGGCTGAGGAGTAA
- a CDS encoding AraC family transcriptional regulator, with the protein MPTIHYVEYDAAHPANFVYSIPEGLNAWLLVLTQTPAVFEVDGELKEFPAHSVALYPPGHNIYYRACSRRYVNDWVRFDADESYITESVLPLGSPFSLPDPGYCHQLFQLLTLENSFQNDYRELSIDYLFRLLFNKLSEASQDKLTPQYYNLLELRKTLYSNPGHPWTVSSMAGYLHISTGYLQTIYKSAFGISCMEDVIQCRIRLAKEKLGFGQHKIAEIAALCGYANVEHFCRQFRQLTGFSPRAYRERLASREPKVREGE; encoded by the coding sequence ATGCCTACAATTCACTACGTGGAATACGATGCTGCACATCCGGCCAATTTCGTCTACAGTATCCCCGAAGGACTGAACGCCTGGCTTCTTGTCCTGACCCAGACCCCGGCGGTGTTCGAAGTGGACGGTGAATTGAAGGAATTCCCCGCTCATTCTGTCGCTTTATACCCTCCTGGGCACAACATTTATTACCGGGCCTGCTCCCGGAGGTATGTCAACGACTGGGTCCGTTTCGATGCGGATGAATCGTATATTACTGAAAGCGTCCTGCCGCTGGGCAGCCCGTTCTCCTTGCCCGACCCCGGGTATTGCCATCAGCTGTTCCAGCTGCTGACGCTGGAGAACTCGTTCCAGAATGATTACCGGGAGTTATCCATTGACTACCTGTTCCGTCTCTTGTTCAACAAGCTGTCCGAAGCCTCCCAGGACAAGCTGACGCCGCAGTATTATAACCTGCTGGAGCTGCGCAAGACGCTGTACAGCAATCCCGGCCACCCTTGGACTGTATCCTCAATGGCCGGATATCTGCACATCAGCACCGGCTACCTCCAGACCATCTACAAGTCCGCCTTCGGCATCTCCTGCATGGAGGATGTCATTCAATGCCGGATTCGGCTGGCCAAGGAGAAGCTGGGCTTCGGCCAGCACAAAATCGCCGAGATCGCCGCTCTCTGCGGCTACGCCAATGTCGAGCATTTCTGCCGCCAGTTCCGGCAGCTGACCGGCTTCTCCCCCCGCGCCTACCGGGAGCGGCTGGCTTCCCGGGAGCCGAAGGTGCGGGAGGGAGAGTAG
- a CDS encoding family 43 glycosylhydrolase, whose product MIPQQNDDRKDILCYTRLPQEDIVYASKLAYSMHLAYKTDGGQYRALNHNSGVLFAKATENEDGTLRAKSLKKPYLFYLADGNFGVIAVRTEADGEADEQSKGKVLLFTSADLLQYSEIGLLELKTDTHVSDVSCTYDPERSGYLIQWIDGQGQGYENFTADIMSLTNVSAPVEAEPFTLEAVQTDIEGIQPRNRIAVSAEIARRLFCKLTVPENIAVVVPDRVNAASVEDVKAVRATALYSDGTQAAKKVRWNTEAINWDKAGTYSISGEIHQDHFPFPIALNRADPCIAAWKGKYYFIATNDADKEHTLYMREADTIPELVTAEESLILDSTTYEEIGGLLWAPELHIIEDELYIFHAATPGEFFHEESHVMKLSPGGNPMNAADWSRPRRVVKKDGSYLCEAGTTISLDMTVIRWNGQLYAAWSERQFLPVDLGAWVYIATIDPQEPWKLTSDPVLLTRPDYGWANNHTFVDEGPFALYTDDKLYVTFASAAVDATYVVGLLTADKGADLLDIKSWTKGNYPLLTSRSVPGEYGPGHNSYVTDEDGVIWNAYHARPGIEGPRSSGLRRVHFDIDGAPVLDLTEEKDLNPGLKQVSMEVIVG is encoded by the coding sequence ATGATACCACAACAAAACGATGATCGGAAAGATATCCTTTGCTATACAAGACTGCCGCAGGAGGATATCGTGTATGCTTCGAAGCTGGCTTACAGTATGCACCTGGCATACAAGACCGATGGGGGCCAGTATCGGGCATTAAATCATAACTCAGGGGTTCTGTTCGCCAAGGCGACGGAGAATGAGGATGGGACGCTCCGGGCCAAAAGCCTGAAGAAGCCGTATCTTTTCTACTTGGCAGACGGGAATTTCGGCGTCATTGCTGTGCGCACCGAGGCTGACGGGGAAGCAGATGAACAAAGCAAGGGGAAGGTGCTGCTGTTCACTTCGGCCGATCTGCTGCAATACAGTGAGATTGGACTGCTGGAGCTTAAGACAGACACTCATGTAAGCGATGTCTCCTGCACCTATGACCCGGAGCGCAGCGGTTACCTGATCCAATGGATAGACGGGCAGGGCCAGGGCTATGAGAATTTCACTGCTGACATCATGAGCCTTACGAATGTCTCAGCACCGGTGGAAGCGGAGCCGTTCACGCTGGAAGCGGTGCAGACCGATATCGAGGGAATCCAGCCGCGTAATAGGATCGCTGTCTCTGCTGAGATAGCCCGCAGACTCTTCTGCAAGCTTACGGTACCGGAGAACATTGCTGTCGTAGTACCGGACCGGGTGAATGCGGCATCGGTAGAAGATGTGAAGGCGGTCCGGGCAACAGCCTTATACAGTGATGGAACGCAGGCTGCCAAAAAAGTCCGTTGGAACACGGAGGCCATCAACTGGGACAAGGCCGGAACCTACAGCATCTCTGGAGAGATCCATCAGGATCACTTTCCATTCCCGATTGCACTTAACCGTGCGGACCCTTGCATCGCAGCGTGGAAAGGGAAATATTATTTCATTGCGACTAATGACGCGGATAAGGAACATACGCTGTATATGAGGGAAGCCGATACGATTCCGGAGCTGGTGACAGCGGAGGAATCCCTGATCCTCGATTCCACCACGTATGAAGAGATTGGCGGCCTGCTGTGGGCACCGGAACTCCATATCATTGAAGACGAGCTGTATATTTTCCATGCCGCCACACCCGGCGAGTTCTTCCATGAGGAATCACATGTGATGAAGCTGAGTCCGGGCGGCAATCCCATGAATGCTGCGGACTGGTCCAGGCCCCGCCGGGTAGTGAAGAAGGACGGAAGCTATCTGTGCGAAGCAGGCACAACCATTTCACTGGATATGACCGTCATCCGCTGGAACGGCCAGCTCTATGCCGCATGGTCGGAGCGCCAATTCCTGCCGGTGGATCTGGGAGCCTGGGTCTACATCGCCACGATTGACCCGCAGGAGCCGTGGAAGCTGACCAGTGATCCGGTGCTGCTGACCCGGCCGGATTATGGCTGGGCCAATAACCATACGTTCGTGGATGAAGGTCCGTTTGCTCTGTACACGGATGACAAGCTGTACGTGACTTTTGCCAGTGCAGCGGTGGATGCTACTTATGTGGTCGGTCTGCTGACCGCAGACAAGGGGGCAGATCTGCTGGATATCAAGAGCTGGACCAAGGGCAATTATCCGCTGCTGACCTCCAGAAGTGTGCCGGGGGAATATGGGCCGGGCCATAATTCCTATGTGACGGACGAGGACGGGGTGATCTGGAACGCCTACCACGCCAGACCGGGAATTGAAGGACCGCGAAGCTCCGGCTTGCGGCGCGTGCATTTTGATATTGATGGTGCTCCGGTTCTGGATCTCACTGAGGAGAAGGATCTGAATCCGGGCCTGAAGCAGGTATCGATGGAAGTCATCGTAGGCTAG
- a CDS encoding response regulator has product MYGIIIVDDELFVRKGLIGMIDWAGSGFQIVDEADNGEDALELIRAKRPQLVITDIRMPVLDGIGLIEAVTEEQLGTDFIIISGYNDFRYAQQAVRYGVLDYVLKPINEHEIVKALHKFRDKFTARKQLQDRLSMHEGEKRVEALIRGEAEAEALDAWEQQWIEAGARQFTYVLLEVNNVFPWSGKPMPGKAELKEAIRQAVQQLTAETPIIYEHRRFFGFIVPEHYLEKHAGELRSFVADCLSKLYERYPLEVQAYAGRPVNTLQELKYSYTSAKETVEYKYVRSAQPILLYSDIAGLSLNYIHASSRVLQALIEAIEENKQAEMLDAIFKLFTEFQEKLFSREAMKAVAIQCVHSVLHTIRSMEGDEKQLASLVPMMNWPDHNITLTELRSLFEAFAQEAAERIQELYQNYGSSGLYRIKCYVDRNFHENLNLKQIAGQFYMNSAYLGQVFKKNYGMYFNDYLLQLRITEAKKLLRQTDLRIYEIAEQVGFKNADYFVTQFEKLEQRTPTEYRNRTGNH; this is encoded by the coding sequence ATGTACGGGATCATTATTGTTGACGATGAGCTGTTTGTCCGCAAGGGCCTGATTGGAATGATTGACTGGGCGGGCAGCGGGTTCCAGATTGTGGATGAGGCGGACAACGGGGAGGATGCGCTGGAGCTGATCCGGGCCAAGCGGCCGCAGCTCGTGATCACCGATATCCGTATGCCGGTTCTGGATGGCATCGGGCTGATTGAGGCGGTGACGGAGGAGCAGCTTGGAACGGATTTTATCATAATCAGCGGATATAACGATTTCCGGTATGCCCAGCAGGCGGTCCGGTATGGCGTGCTGGACTATGTACTGAAGCCGATTAATGAGCATGAAATTGTGAAAGCGCTTCATAAGTTCCGTGATAAATTCACTGCGCGCAAGCAGCTACAGGACCGGCTTAGCATGCATGAGGGAGAGAAGCGGGTGGAGGCCCTGATCCGGGGAGAAGCGGAGGCGGAGGCGCTTGACGCCTGGGAGCAGCAGTGGATAGAGGCGGGAGCCCGCCAGTTCACCTATGTGCTGCTGGAGGTAAACAATGTGTTCCCTTGGAGCGGGAAGCCTATGCCCGGGAAGGCAGAGCTGAAGGAGGCGATCCGGCAGGCGGTGCAGCAGCTCACAGCAGAGACGCCGATTATCTATGAGCACCGGAGATTCTTCGGCTTCATTGTGCCGGAACATTATCTGGAGAAGCATGCAGGGGAGCTGCGCAGCTTCGTGGCGGATTGTCTGAGCAAGCTCTACGAGCGTTATCCCTTGGAGGTTCAGGCGTATGCGGGCAGACCGGTGAACACACTTCAGGAGCTGAAGTATTCGTATACCTCGGCCAAGGAGACTGTGGAGTACAAATATGTCCGGTCTGCCCAGCCGATTCTGCTGTACTCGGATATTGCCGGTCTGTCTCTGAACTACATTCATGCCAGTAGTAGGGTGCTTCAGGCGCTGATTGAAGCGATTGAGGAGAATAAGCAAGCGGAGATGCTGGACGCAATCTTCAAGCTGTTCACAGAATTTCAGGAGAAGCTGTTCTCCCGGGAAGCGATGAAGGCGGTTGCCATTCAATGCGTCCATAGTGTGCTGCACACTATACGGAGCATGGAGGGGGATGAGAAGCAGCTGGCAAGCCTTGTCCCGATGATGAACTGGCCGGATCATAACATCACGCTGACGGAGCTTCGTTCCTTGTTCGAAGCCTTTGCACAGGAGGCGGCGGAGCGGATTCAAGAGCTGTACCAGAACTACGGCAGCAGCGGGCTGTACCGGATCAAGTGTTATGTGGACCGGAACTTCCATGAGAATCTGAACCTCAAGCAGATCGCTGGCCAGTTCTATATGAACTCAGCCTATCTCGGTCAGGTATTCAAGAAGAATTACGGCATGTACTTCAATGACTACCTGCTCCAGCTGCGCATCACCGAGGCCAAAAAGCTGCTGCGGCAGACTGATCTGAGGATCTATGAAATTGCCGAGCAGGTCGGATTCAAGAATGCCGATTATTTCGTCACCCAGTTCGAGAAGCTGGAGCAGAGAACGCCGACAGAGTACCGAAACCGGACGGGTAACCATTAA
- a CDS encoding sensor histidine kinase — protein sequence MKLLNNIRLRNKMFLVYFLGVIAPIILTNVIFYNTITGNVKAQRIKDIDLAVEQIKNEFRLIVDQAVGLSSFFYADYKTNEVLDRNFTQTEDYVEAYDLYLRSTLNNYSPFSSSLQNKTLYVDNPTLLNSGNIGILSGEIRESIWYKEWMQEASSQPLFVRIQDAGGRFQSFSLLRRMDYFADRMLKEKLVKIDFKTIDLMEVFANLNVHGDVYLLGPEGRIEYTTNRAIDWQGKDRQLYASLKQEHIIDFQKEYGSISYLSGWRIVGTVNEKEIIKEVLKSRYFILWSACLMMLVPTVIILIITRSINLRIIEILKHMKKVKTQQFQMIMHGESRDEIGQLTLEFNSMIMQIKALINDVYLTEIQKKSLELERRKAQLNALQSQINPHFLFNALETIRMRSLLKQENETAKIIQSMAMILRSSLTWNKEWVSVEEELGFILCFLDIQKYRFEDKLSYHIDVEPGAYACIVPKMVFLPFVENASIHGIEPLKKGGSLEIRISVTGDEVVFQVADNGIGMSSEQVDTLYGYLDMEGIIGERIGIQNVIYRVTMLYGGRAVFRVDSKPGEGTRIELRIPANP from the coding sequence ATGAAGCTGCTGAATAATATCCGGCTCAGGAATAAAATGTTCCTCGTCTATTTCCTCGGGGTCATCGCTCCAATCATTCTCACGAATGTGATCTTCTACAACACGATCACCGGGAATGTGAAGGCGCAGCGGATTAAGGACATCGATCTGGCGGTGGAGCAGATCAAGAATGAGTTCCGGCTGATCGTGGATCAGGCCGTGGGATTATCCTCTTTTTTCTATGCGGATTACAAGACCAATGAGGTGCTTGACCGTAACTTCACACAGACCGAAGACTATGTTGAGGCCTACGACCTCTATCTGCGGTCTACCCTGAACAACTATTCTCCGTTCTCTTCCTCGCTGCAAAACAAGACCCTCTATGTGGATAACCCCACGCTGCTGAATTCCGGGAACATCGGTATCCTGTCCGGGGAGATCCGGGAGAGCATCTGGTATAAGGAATGGATGCAGGAGGCTTCCTCCCAGCCGCTGTTCGTCCGCATCCAGGATGCAGGCGGCCGGTTCCAGTCGTTCTCGCTGCTGCGGCGGATGGATTATTTCGCGGACCGCATGCTCAAGGAGAAGCTGGTGAAGATTGATTTTAAGACGATTGATCTGATGGAGGTCTTCGCTAATCTGAACGTACACGGGGACGTGTATCTGCTGGGGCCGGAGGGCCGGATTGAATATACAACCAACCGGGCCATAGACTGGCAGGGGAAGGACCGGCAGCTGTATGCCTCTCTGAAGCAGGAGCATATCATTGATTTCCAGAAGGAATACGGGAGTATCAGTTATTTGTCCGGCTGGAGGATCGTCGGCACGGTCAATGAAAAGGAGATTATCAAGGAGGTGCTGAAATCCCGCTATTTCATCCTCTGGTCGGCCTGCCTGATGATGCTTGTCCCTACCGTTATTATTCTGATCATTACCCGCTCGATCAACCTCCGGATTATTGAGATCCTGAAGCATATGAAAAAGGTGAAGACGCAGCAGTTCCAGATGATTATGCACGGGGAGTCGCGCGATGAGATCGGCCAGCTGACCCTGGAGTTCAACAGTATGATTATGCAGATTAAGGCTCTGATTAACGATGTGTATCTAACGGAGATTCAGAAGAAGTCGCTGGAGCTGGAGCGGAGGAAGGCGCAGCTTAATGCGCTGCAGAGCCAGATTAACCCTCATTTCCTGTTCAACGCACTGGAAACCATTCGGATGCGGAGCCTGCTGAAGCAGGAGAACGAGACGGCCAAAATCATCCAAAGCATGGCGATGATCCTGCGCAGCTCATTGACCTGGAATAAGGAGTGGGTGAGCGTGGAGGAGGAGCTGGGCTTTATTCTCTGTTTTCTGGATATCCAGAAATACCGGTTCGAGGATAAGCTGAGCTACCATATCGATGTGGAGCCCGGGGCCTACGCCTGTATAGTCCCCAAGATGGTGTTCCTGCCCTTCGTGGAGAACGCCAGTATTCATGGCATCGAGCCGCTCAAAAAAGGCGGAAGCCTAGAGATCCGCATCAGCGTGACGGGGGATGAGGTGGTCTTCCAGGTGGCGGACAACGGGATTGGCATGAGCAGTGAGCAGGTGGACACGCTGTACGGATATCTCGACATGGAAGGGATTATCGGCGAGCGTATCGGAATACAGAATGTAATCTATAGGGTTACCATGCTGTATGGCGGGCGTGCGGTCTTCCGGGTGGACAGCAAACCGGGGGAAGGGACACGGATTGAGCTGAGAATCCCGGCGAATCCATAG